From a single Arachnia propionica genomic region:
- a CDS encoding phosphoribosyl-ATP diphosphatase has translation MKSFEQLFEQLRETAQTRPEGSSTVARLDAGVHHIGKKVVEEAAEVWMAAEHETTDDAALEISQLLYHLQVMMIALDLDLEDVYRHL, from the coding sequence GTGAAGTCCTTTGAACAGCTCTTCGAACAGCTCCGAGAAACCGCCCAGACTCGACCTGAGGGATCGTCGACAGTGGCTCGCCTGGACGCAGGGGTGCACCACATCGGCAAGAAAGTGGTGGAGGAGGCGGCCGAGGTGTGGATGGCCGCTGAACACGAGACAACCGACGACGCCGCACTGGAGATCAGCCAGTTGCTGTACCACCTCCAGGTGATGATGATCGCGCTGGACCTGGACCTCGAGGATGTGTACCGGCACTTGTAA
- the mshC gene encoding cysteine--1-D-myo-inosityl 2-amino-2-deoxy-alpha-D-glucopyranoside ligase translates to MYSWAPVEIPSIPASQDVPRRLRLHDSSSARTIPVDPTEGEARIYVCGITPYDATHLGHASTYLTFDLVNRVWRDLGLKVNYVQNVTDVDDPLLERAAATGQDWEELAEDQTELFRSDMTALRIIPPDHYVGAVESIPCVVELIEKLLSTGLVYQVEDPEHPDWYFNTAGAPGFGEISHYDEERMLKVFAERGGDPDRPGKRHPLDCLLWRFARPGEPSWTSALGDGRPGWHIECTAISLHHLGPCFDVQGGGTDLVFPHHEMCAAEARAVTGVPMAGAYVHSGMVALDGEKMSKSRGNLELVSRLRQRGADPMAIRLALLGQHYRSDWEWDSQLLERATRRLSAWRALRNIPATRPTEEIIAEMRRALRNDLDAPLALDIVDEWAAASIESGGKETDGYTKISSAVDALLGVKL, encoded by the coding sequence ATGTACTCGTGGGCTCCAGTCGAGATTCCCAGCATTCCAGCGTCACAGGACGTGCCCAGGCGGCTCAGGTTGCACGATTCCTCCTCAGCTCGGACCATTCCCGTCGATCCCACGGAAGGCGAGGCCCGGATATACGTGTGCGGAATCACCCCCTATGACGCCACGCATCTGGGGCACGCCAGCACCTACCTCACCTTCGACCTGGTGAACCGGGTCTGGCGGGACCTCGGCCTGAAAGTTAACTACGTCCAGAACGTCACGGATGTGGACGATCCGCTGTTGGAACGTGCCGCCGCAACGGGCCAGGACTGGGAGGAACTGGCAGAGGACCAGACCGAACTGTTCCGCTCCGACATGACCGCTCTACGCATCATCCCGCCCGACCACTACGTTGGGGCCGTTGAATCCATCCCATGCGTGGTGGAACTGATCGAGAAGCTGTTGTCCACAGGGCTGGTCTATCAGGTGGAGGATCCCGAGCACCCCGACTGGTACTTCAACACGGCGGGCGCGCCCGGTTTCGGGGAGATCAGCCACTACGACGAGGAACGCATGCTCAAGGTCTTCGCCGAACGCGGTGGGGATCCTGACAGGCCCGGGAAGCGGCACCCGTTGGACTGCCTGCTGTGGCGCTTCGCACGTCCGGGTGAGCCGAGCTGGACCTCGGCGCTGGGTGATGGCCGACCTGGCTGGCACATCGAATGCACCGCCATCTCCCTGCATCATCTTGGCCCTTGCTTCGACGTGCAGGGCGGCGGAACCGATCTGGTCTTCCCGCACCACGAGATGTGTGCTGCCGAGGCGCGGGCAGTGACCGGGGTGCCGATGGCCGGGGCCTACGTCCACTCTGGAATGGTCGCCCTGGATGGCGAGAAGATGAGCAAGTCGAGGGGCAACCTGGAACTGGTGAGCAGGCTCAGGCAACGCGGGGCCGATCCCATGGCGATTCGGCTGGCGCTGCTCGGACAGCACTACCGAAGCGACTGGGAATGGGATTCGCAGCTGCTGGAGCGAGCCACGAGGCGCCTCAGCGCATGGCGCGCTCTTCGCAACATCCCGGCCACCCGGCCCACGGAAGAGATCATCGCCGAGATGCGGCGAGCCTTGCGCAACGACCTGGATGCGCCGTTGGCGCTCGACATCGTCGATGAATGGGCGGCGGCGAGCATTGAATCCGGCGGGAAGGAGACCGATGGGTACACCAAGATCTCCTCCGCCGTGGATGCGTTGCTCGGGGTGAAGTTGTGA
- a CDS encoding DUF3090 domain-containing protein translates to MMYEFPHPDRVVVGALGPVGERIFVIQIRQGEHLVAVNVRREAALSIARRIDSLLQEATALGWLGEAPEVEPELGPLDAPVDVLFNVGAIGWALDTKRGAIQLEFYPDDQDVQEVAAMIQVWLYPTVARQFAARARIIVATADPSCPFCAQPVHAAGHICPRSNGYRAPLF, encoded by the coding sequence ATGATGTACGAATTTCCTCACCCTGACCGTGTGGTCGTCGGTGCCCTCGGTCCGGTGGGGGAACGGATCTTCGTCATCCAGATCCGCCAAGGGGAGCACCTGGTTGCCGTCAATGTGCGGCGGGAGGCGGCACTGTCCATCGCGCGGCGCATCGATTCCTTGCTGCAGGAGGCGACGGCCCTCGGATGGTTGGGTGAGGCGCCAGAGGTCGAGCCAGAACTCGGACCGCTGGACGCCCCCGTCGACGTTCTGTTCAACGTTGGGGCCATCGGCTGGGCTCTCGACACCAAGAGGGGGGCCATCCAGCTCGAGTTCTACCCGGACGACCAGGACGTGCAGGAGGTGGCGGCCATGATCCAGGTGTGGCTGTATCCCACTGTTGCCAGGCAGTTCGCCGCGCGCGCCCGGATCATCGTCGCGACCGCCGATCCCAGCTGCCCGTTCTGCGCCCAGCCGGTGCACGCCGCTGGGCACATTTGCCCCCGCAGCAACGGGTATCGTGCGCCACTGTTCTGA
- a CDS encoding aldo/keto reductase: protein MEYRALGGSGLHVSRIGLGTMAWGRDVEWPVVRELVHDFVEDGGNLIDTAPAYGGGVAEQMIGKLLAAGIPRDSLVIATKAGFIIRNGRRIIDTSRAALLNDLEGSLRRLRTDHVDLWQVHAWGGAPIEETLSALDSAVSRGLARYVGVSNFVGWQTATAATWQEAMAGRTKLASVQVEYSLLARRAEVEVIGAAQYHNLGLLAWSAMGRGALTGRYRRGIPRDSRAASEHFGWFLEPYLQPRSRAVIDAVAKAADGLVLTPAQVALIWVRDAPQVASALVGPRTPEHLAELIDAETKQLVPPIIAALDDISGGPNQFRTAG from the coding sequence ATGGAATATCGGGCACTCGGCGGATCTGGGCTGCACGTCTCCAGGATCGGGCTGGGAACGATGGCCTGGGGAAGGGATGTCGAGTGGCCGGTCGTCCGGGAACTGGTCCACGACTTCGTTGAGGACGGCGGAAACCTCATCGACACAGCCCCCGCCTACGGCGGCGGGGTGGCCGAGCAGATGATCGGGAAGCTGTTGGCAGCGGGCATCCCGCGCGACTCCTTGGTCATCGCAACCAAGGCTGGTTTCATTATCCGGAACGGACGAAGGATCATCGACACCTCCCGTGCGGCACTGCTGAACGACCTCGAGGGATCACTGCGCAGGCTCCGCACCGATCACGTCGACTTGTGGCAGGTGCACGCCTGGGGTGGGGCACCCATCGAGGAAACCCTGTCCGCGCTCGATTCCGCCGTCTCACGCGGCTTGGCCCGTTACGTCGGTGTGAGCAACTTCGTGGGGTGGCAGACCGCAACAGCCGCCACCTGGCAGGAGGCGATGGCGGGACGCACGAAGCTGGCATCGGTTCAGGTGGAGTACTCACTGCTGGCCCGCCGCGCTGAGGTGGAGGTGATCGGCGCCGCGCAATACCACAACCTTGGCCTGTTGGCGTGGTCGGCAATGGGCCGGGGCGCGTTGACGGGCCGATACCGCCGTGGAATTCCGAGGGATTCACGGGCCGCATCCGAGCATTTCGGCTGGTTCCTGGAGCCGTATCTCCAACCACGGAGCCGGGCCGTAATTGACGCCGTTGCCAAGGCCGCCGACGGCCTGGTGCTCACCCCCGCGCAGGTGGCGTTGATATGGGTTCGGGACGCTCCCCAGGTGGCGAGCGCCCTGGTCGGCCCCAGGACCCCGGAACACCTGGCAGAGCTCATCGACGCCGAGACCAAACAGCTGGTCCCGCCCATCATCGCGGCCCTCGACGACATCTCCGGCGGCCCGAACCAGTTCCGGACCGCAGGCTGA